Below is a window of Aggregicoccus sp. 17bor-14 DNA.
TCTTCGCGCTGCCCCACCCGGACGCGCTCGCGTACTGGGACGGGGAGGGCTGGACGCTGTACCTGCCGCCGCCCGCCGAGGACGACGCGCTGTGGGAGGGCAGCGTGCCGGGCTTCTTCGAGATCTCCCAGGCGGTGGGCGTGCCGGTGCGCGAGCGCACCCAGCTCGCCACGCAGCTGCCCGCGGCCACCGCGACGCTGCCCGCGCCGGACATGGAGACGAACGCCGAGCTCTCGCGGCTGCTGGGGCGCGAGGTGCGCTACGGGCGGCTCGCGGCGCAGGACGAGAAGCTCGCGGACGCGCTCATCGCGCTGCGCCTGCGCCACGACGCGGAAGGCGCGCGCGAGATGCGCCTCGCCGCGGACGTGACGCGCGAGGCGCACGCCGCGGGGCTCGCCGCCACCCGCCCCGGCGTCACCGAGGCCCAGGTGCGCGCCGCGATGGAGGCGGCCATCCTCGCGCGCAACGTGGAGCCGGCCTACAGCCCCATCGTCACCGTGCACGGCGAGGTGCTGCACAACCACCACTACGGGCACACGCTGCAGGACGGGGAGCTGCTGCTCGCGGACGTGGGCGCGGAGAGCCCCGGCGGCTGGGCGGGAGACGTGACGCGCACCTGGCCGGTGAGCGGCCGCTTCTCCACGACGCAGCGCGCGCTCTACGACGTGGTCCTGCGCGCCCAGGAGGCCACGGTGGCGGCGGTGCGCCCGGGCGCGCGCTACCGCGACCTGCACCAGCTCGCGCACCGCGAGCTCACCGCGGGGCTGGTGGCGCTGGGCATCCTGGTGGGCGAGGTGGACGCGCTGGTGAACGACGGGGTGAGCGCGCTGCTCTTCCCGCACGGCGTGGGCCACCTCATCGGCCTGGACGTGCACGACATGGAGGACCTGGGAGACCGCGCGGGCTACGCACCGGGGCGCACGCGCCCGCAGGGCTTCGGGCACCGCTACCTGCGGCTGGACCGGGACCTGGAGCCGGGGATGTGCGTCACCATCGAGCCGGGGCTCTACCTGGTGCCCGCCATCCTGGACAACCCGGCCCTCACCCGGCGCGCCGGGGACCGGCTGAATCGCCAGCGCCTCGCCGAGTTCGGCGACGTGCGCGGCATCCGCATCGAGGACGACGTGCTCGTCACCGAGACGGGCCACGAGGTGCTCACCGGCCGCATCCCGAAGAACCCGGACATCATCGAGTCCGAGATGGCGCGCCGTTAGCTAGATGTTGCTGAGTTGCATCTGAGTGAAGGTCCCCTCTCCCCTGGGAGAGGGTGAGGGATGAAGGTTCCCCACCCGCGTCACCCGTCGCGCCGCAGCGCCTCGCCCGGCGCCACGCGCGTGGCCCCGCGCGCTGGCACCCAGCTCGCGGCAAGTCCCGTGAGCAGCAGCAGCGAGGGCGCGAGCACGAAGATGAGCGGGTCATACGCCGACACGCCGTACAGCATCGTGGAGAGCGCGCGTGCCACGGCCAGCGCGCCCACGAGCCCCACGCACAGCCCCACCGCCGTGAGCCGCAGCCCCTGGCCCACCACGAGCCGCAGCAGGCGCGAGGACGTCGCCCCCAGCGCGCTGCGGATGCCCAGCTCGCGGGTGCGCTGCGCCACCCAGAAGGCGAGCAGGCCGTAGAGGCCGACGGCCGCGAGCACCAGCGCGAGCAGCGCGAAGGCCGCGAGCAGCCCCGTCACCACGCGCGTCTGCGCGGCGCTCTCCTCCACGAGCGTGGAGAGCGGCTGCGCCTGCACGAAGCGCAGCTCCTCGCTCGCCGTCCGCGCCTCCTCCCGCAGCAGTCGGAGGAGCTGGGTCTCGGGCAGCGCGGACTTCACCGCGAAGCTCATCCTGTCCGACAGGTCCTCGTTCGCGGGCACGTAGATGTCACCCCCGGGCGCCGACGAGAGCCGCTCCATCGGCACGTCGTCCACCACGCCCAGCACCTCGCGAGGCGCGTCCTCGCCGGAGAGCCATAGGTGGCTGCCCACGGCCTCGAGGCCCGCGAGGTGACGGCGCGCGAAGGTCTCCGACACCACCACGCCGCGCGCACCCGGGACCGTGTCCAGCAGTCGCCCGGACTTGAGCGCGATGCCCAGCGCCCGGAAGTAACCCTCACTCGCGCGCACCAGCCCCGCGCGCAGCTCCGAGG
It encodes the following:
- a CDS encoding aminopeptidase P family protein, with product MLSLPTATTRLALQERRARLQGLLGRAPALLASGKPRARNYAAQQFPFRATSHFLYLFALPHPDALAYWDGEGWTLYLPPPAEDDALWEGSVPGFFEISQAVGVPVRERTQLATQLPAATATLPAPDMETNAELSRLLGREVRYGRLAAQDEKLADALIALRLRHDAEGAREMRLAADVTREAHAAGLAATRPGVTEAQVRAAMEAAILARNVEPAYSPIVTVHGEVLHNHHYGHTLQDGELLLADVGAESPGGWAGDVTRTWPVSGRFSTTQRALYDVVLRAQEATVAAVRPGARYRDLHQLAHRELTAGLVALGILVGEVDALVNDGVSALLFPHGVGHLIGLDVHDMEDLGDRAGYAPGRTRPQGFGHRYLRLDRDLEPGMCVTIEPGLYLVPAILDNPALTRRAGDRLNRQRLAEFGDVRGIRIEDDVLVTETGHEVLTGRIPKNPDIIESEMARR